The following are encoded together in the Tripterygium wilfordii isolate XIE 37 chromosome 18, ASM1340144v1, whole genome shotgun sequence genome:
- the LOC119984369 gene encoding LOW QUALITY PROTEIN: NKAP-like protein (The sequence of the model RefSeq protein was modified relative to this genomic sequence to represent the inferred CDS: inserted 1 base in 1 codon), producing the protein MGGPASTVVVPDRRHGINSANGRYDPESEGSPGYRRRRRRSPSYDDYDDRRETDRRYRSRSPRYSSPRRRRSPSPGPGSWYNETLNSLPKKFGKNRAYLDRGRRSDSESDAELKGLSFEEHRRLKRQRMRKSXKYCIWNLTPSPPRNENYELEEEKPDEISEKYGGDDAEKSDSSEREKGKEKANSRKGKADSESGGSESSESESESEDDSRSRNRWRSSRSKRRSRKSSPCSDAGSDSETESESESDDSDRDRRKNKSRKRSSSHKSNKRSRRRRKNTYDSDESAGEKSVSEDSEGDRAKLKTLTRSLSSSKRSKKNKTSETESDESSGSDADAKSKLMAEEAMKAELDAEALQFKEMIKSRKKPTLENEPVVGPMPLPRAEGHISYGGALRPGEGDAIAQYVQQGKRIPRRGEVGLSAEEIQKFEGLGYVMSGSRHQRMNAIRIRKENQVYSAEDKRALAMFNYEEKAKREQKVMSDLQRLVQRHIGQDVGPTHDPFGAKDGVDP; encoded by the exons ATGGGAGGTCCAGCGTCCACCGTCGTAGTGCCCGACAGACGCCACGGGATCAATAGTGCAAACGGCCGCTACGACCCCGAATCCGAGGGCTCCCCGGGCTACCGCCGTCGTCGCCGCCGAAGCCCCTCTTACGATGACTATGATGACCGCCGAGAGACGGATCGGCGCTATCGCTCACGCTCGCCCAGATACTCTAGccctagaagaagaagaagcccgAGTCCAGGCCCTGGTTCCTGGTACAACGAAACCCTAAATTCTCTTCCGAAGAAATTCGGGAAAAACCGTGCTTATCTCGACCGTGGAAGGCGTTCTGATTCGGAATCTGATGCGGAATTGAAGGGATTGAGTTTCGAGGAGCACAGAAGGCTCAAGAGGCAGAGGATGCGGAAGT TGAAGTACTGCATATGGAACCTCACACCGAGTCCCCCAAGGAATGAAAACTATGaactagaagaagaaaaacctgACGAGATTTCGGAGAAGTATGGAGGGGATGATGCAGAAAAGAGCGAttcaagtgagagagagaaagggaaagaaaaggcAAATAGTAGGAAGGGAAAAGCCGATTCTGAATCTGGCGGTTCAGAGAGCAGTGAATCGGAGAGCGAGTCTGAGGATGATTCACGATCAAGGAATAGGTGGAGGAGTTCGAGGTCTAAGCGTAGAAGTAGGAAATCGTCACCTTGTAGCGACGCTGGATCGGATAGTGAAACAGAGAGCGAAAGTGAATCGGATGATTCCGACAGagatagaagaaaaaataaatcaaggaAAAGGAGTAGCAGTcataaaagtaataaaagaagcagaagaaggaGGAAGAATACATATGATTCAGATGAGAGTGCTGGCGAAAAGAGTGTTTCGGAGGATTCTGAAGGTGACCGTGCAAAGTTGAAAACACTGACGCGTTCTTTGAGTTCTTCTAAAAGaagcaagaaaaacaaaacgtCTGAGACAGAGAGTGATGAAAGTTCTGGTTCTGATGCTGATGCTAAGAGTAAACTAATGGCAGAGGAGGCAATGAAGGCTGAACTTGATGCTGAGGCTTTGCAATTTAAGGAGATGATTAAGTCCAGGAAGAAACCCACCTTGGAGAATGAGCCTGTGGTTGGGCCAATGCCCTTGCCAAGAGCTGAAGGGCATATCAGTTATGGTGGTGCGCTTAGGCCTGGAGAAGGTGATGCCATTGCCCAGTATGTGCAGCAAGGGAAGCGTATTCCACGGAGAGGTGAAGTGGGTCTTTCTGCAGAGGAGATTCAGAAGTTCGAGGGACTTGGATATGTGATGAGTGGTAGTAGGCATCAAAGGATGAATGCAATTCGTATCAGGAAAGAAAATCAGGTTTACAGTGCTGAAGACAAGCGTGCATTGGCTATGTTTAACTATGAAGAGAAGGCAAAACGAGAACAGAAGGTTATGTCTGATTTACAGCGGTTGGTGCAACGCCATATTGGGCAGGATGTTGGTCCTACTCATGATCCTTTTGGTGCAAAAGATGGCGTGGATCCTTGA